Proteins encoded in a region of the Fibrobacter sp. UWP2 genome:
- a CDS encoding RND transporter, which yields MQLQDAISANESNSVDYHEIEKYFGGLGSLTVVLQSPDSLKNYNTARDLANHLQGDTLVHFLEYQTDVDFYRKHSLLYIEQEDLDSLEDLLTDLKHDMTMRHNPLFVDVDEEDGSPSKATTDATKMDIEKLEAKYIGIISRSHANADGTIRVVDIYPRKPLSDLNASRKMLANVDAFLENRKDISVYYTGKVYDTILTGRTLLPEAKFAGKMTALFILILFIVHFYRQPQLILVSALPATLPILYTLALAGILYGRINLFTLLLALFLPGQACQIITHVLNRYFIERNNQLGPQLSIESAVLGIGPSTAASACIMTGLYLALYLVPIQGLQELSILGAIGSFLNWSLGILLTTALLQLFQRKKPFTVNSFRFQREYSFKLLSYRINKIFIAIVSVVSFVGFIYGGYDLKFLYDFSETEIQHERNTADALIAQTGFPQYDPIIVMLPDKAAGEDLLENFQKFHDKGKLPTLDRIYTLAQFSPRNQTEKKQTLKRIQKMFTPEFLQSLDSTNLRSVSKVNEILYNMDLDEEDAPEDLKFKFSDNRGNAGIFAFIFSNIDPDDGLACRHLQSDLMKIEGFENHTFKFAGTPVLRASFLDLVLKNLDKSLALGFILIWFFLLLYYNRFSRSIFTLLPSLFAMGWLIFLLRIMGIGLSAYSSLAFVILFAFSVDGSLQLWTAFYEKQGGTALTILQRKFFTVSVSQTASLIGTYGLLISSHPGLRSIGQICLLGLVCIFVSQMLIFPLIAGSLDNYRLLRQKKRK from the coding sequence TTGCAACTGCAAGATGCAATTTCGGCAAACGAAAGCAATTCTGTAGACTACCATGAAATCGAAAAATACTTCGGAGGACTCGGGAGCCTTACCGTCGTACTGCAGTCCCCCGACAGCCTCAAGAACTACAACACGGCGAGGGACCTGGCAAACCATTTGCAAGGAGACACTCTGGTCCACTTTTTGGAATACCAGACCGATGTAGACTTTTACCGCAAGCACAGCCTGCTATACATTGAGCAAGAAGACCTGGATTCCCTCGAAGATCTCCTGACCGACCTCAAACACGATATGACCATGCGGCACAACCCGCTATTTGTGGACGTGGACGAGGAGGATGGATCTCCCTCCAAGGCAACCACAGACGCCACCAAAATGGACATTGAAAAGCTGGAAGCCAAGTACATCGGCATCATATCGCGAAGCCACGCCAACGCCGACGGCACGATTCGCGTGGTAGACATCTACCCCCGTAAACCACTCTCTGACCTGAACGCCTCACGAAAAATGCTCGCCAACGTAGACGCATTCCTCGAAAACCGAAAGGACATTAGCGTTTACTATACCGGCAAAGTCTACGACACCATTCTCACCGGCAGGACCCTTTTGCCCGAGGCGAAGTTCGCAGGCAAAATGACGGCGCTTTTCATTTTGATTCTCTTCATCGTGCATTTTTACAGGCAGCCCCAGCTCATTCTGGTTTCTGCCTTGCCGGCGACCCTCCCCATTCTCTACACGCTGGCCTTGGCGGGGATCCTTTACGGGAGAATCAACCTTTTCACATTGCTGTTGGCGCTTTTCTTGCCTGGGCAAGCCTGCCAAATCATCACGCATGTGCTGAACCGCTACTTTATCGAGCGCAACAACCAACTGGGACCGCAGTTGAGCATCGAGAGCGCCGTCCTCGGCATTGGCCCCTCCACGGCGGCGAGCGCCTGTATAATGACGGGACTTTACCTCGCGCTCTATTTGGTGCCCATCCAGGGCCTGCAGGAACTGAGCATCCTGGGCGCCATAGGGAGTTTCCTCAACTGGAGCCTCGGCATTTTGCTGACCACCGCCCTGCTGCAGCTGTTCCAGCGCAAAAAGCCTTTCACGGTCAACTCGTTCCGCTTCCAGAGGGAGTACAGCTTCAAGCTGCTCTCGTACCGCATCAACAAGATTTTTATCGCCATCGTCTCGGTAGTGAGCTTTGTCGGTTTCATATACGGCGGGTATGACCTCAAGTTCCTCTATGACTTCAGCGAGACCGAGATCCAGCACGAACGCAACACTGCGGACGCCCTCATTGCCCAGACCGGGTTCCCGCAGTACGACCCCATCATCGTGATGCTCCCCGACAAGGCTGCCGGCGAGGATTTGCTCGAAAACTTCCAAAAATTCCACGACAAAGGGAAGCTCCCCACGCTGGACCGCATCTACACGCTGGCGCAGTTCTCGCCCAGGAACCAGACCGAAAAAAAGCAGACGCTCAAACGCATCCAAAAAATGTTCACTCCTGAATTTTTACAGAGTCTGGACTCCACCAACCTGCGTTCTGTTTCAAAGGTTAACGAAATCCTCTACAACATGGACCTTGACGAAGAGGACGCTCCCGAAGATCTCAAGTTCAAGTTCAGCGACAACCGCGGCAATGCCGGCATTTTCGCCTTCATATTCAGCAACATCGACCCCGACGACGGTCTTGCCTGCAGGCACCTGCAAAGCGACCTCATGAAAATTGAAGGATTCGAGAATCACACGTTCAAGTTCGCCGGGACACCGGTTTTGCGAGCCTCGTTCCTAGACCTGGTCCTCAAGAACCTCGACAAATCCCTCGCCTTGGGATTTATCTTGATCTGGTTCTTTTTGCTGTTGTATTACAACCGTTTCAGCCGATCCATATTCACCTTGTTGCCGTCCTTGTTCGCCATGGGCTGGCTCATATTCCTGCTCCGCATTATGGGAATCGGGCTCTCTGCCTACAGCTCCCTCGCCTTTGTAATCTTGTTCGCCTTCAGCGTCGACGGTTCCCTCCAACTGTGGACCGCCTTCTACGAAAAGCAGGGCGGGACGGCGCTTACCATATTGCAACGTAAGTTTTTCACCGTGAGCGTAAGCCAAACCGCATCGCTCATTGGCACCTATGGGCTTTTGATTTCTTCGCACCCGGGGCTCCGCAGCATAGGACAAATCTGCCTTCTCGGACTCGTTTGCATTTTTGTATCGCAAATGCTGATTTTTCCGCTTATCGCAGGCTCCTTGGACAATTACCGTTTACTTAGACA